GGGTACCGGTTGTGTGCAGAACTTGCAGCGTGTGGCGTCCTTGGGAATGTCGCTCTTGCACTCCGGGCATGCACGGGTATCGGCTGGCGCTGGAGGGATGAAGCGCTTGAGGATGTACTGCATGGGCAGCACCATGAAAAAGTAAACGACTGCGGCGTTCAGAAGGAAGGTGATAACGGCGTTAAAAAAGTTGCCGTATTTAACAACGCCGCTGCCGACGTGTAGCTCCAGGTAGCCGAAGTTCGGTTTGCCCACAGTAGCGGCGATCAGCGGGGTAACGACGTCACCGACCAGGGAAGTGGTGATTGCGCCAAATGCCGCACCGATGATGACGGCGACAGCAAGGTCAACGACGTTGCCACGAAGAATAAAGTCGCGAAAGCCTTTCAGCATGCCAGGTCTCCTTACGCGTATTCAACGCGCGGCTGCAGGATGACCGTCAGCGCGCGTTAGTAAGCCAATGGGCATAAGGATACAGAAGAAAGAAGAGCAACAGGGTGATAACCATCAGATCGGCGTATATCAACAGAAGTACCCCGCCGTGATACCAGGACCATTTGCGGCGCATACAGCGAATGCACTCGATGGTTCCGAGGAAGGAGAGGAGCGTCGGCAGGATGAGCCACAGCGTTGCGCGGTTATTGGGAAAGTCAGAGAGCCAGATGCCTGCGCCAAACGAGCCAAAAACCAGCAGACCCCCACGCAACAGCGATTTCTGACGAAGGTCAAGCAAGGCCGGTACTGCCATCTCTCTATGGTACTTCTCTCGCGAGGCCGGTGCCTGCTGCTATCAGGCTGCTCGCGTCAACCAGTGAGCGTAGGGGTACAGCAGAAAGAGCAGCAACATCATCAGCACCATCAGATCGGTGTAGACGAGCAGAAGGACGCCTCCGTGATACCAGTCCCATCGCCGCTTCATGCAGCGGAGTGTTTCGCACGTGCCCCAGCATGCGGTGAGCAGTGGCAGGACGATCCAAGGCGAAGGATGACTGTTCGGAAAGCCGGAAAGAAGAAACCCTGCGGCAAAGCTCAGCAGTGAAAGCAGCGAGCCTCGCAGCAGGGATTTCAAGCGTGGTTGAAACAGGGCAAAGAGGGTAGCTTCACCCTGGGTATAGCTAAACGGCCGGTACGGCAGACTCCGCATCAAGCATCTCCTTCATGGACACCTTGTAGGGTGCCTGAAGGACGCCGCGCTCCGTTATGATCGCCGTCACATACTTCGCGGGGGTGACGTCGAAGGCGGGGTTCTCGATGCCCACGCCGTGCGGGGTCATCTGCTTGCCGTTCGAGTGCGTCACCTCGACTGGGGAACGCTGCTCGATGGGAATCTGGTCGCCGTGAGCCGTTGCCAGATCGATGGTCGACCAGGGGGCCGCCACATAGAACGGGATACCGTGTTCCTTGGCCAGAACCGCGACGGAGTAGGTGCCGACCTTGTTGGCGACGTCACCGTTGGCGGCGATGCGGTCCGCGCCCACGATCACAGCCTGAATACGGCCCTGGCGCATCAGGGTGCCGGCCATGTTGTCACACAGGACGGTCGTGGGGATGTTGTCCTGCATCAGCTCCCAGGCGGTGAGACGTGCGCCCTGAAGATAAGGGCGGGTCTCGTCAGCCAGGACGTCGATCTTATGGCCGCGCTCCACGGCAGCGCGAATGACTCCCAGAGCAGTGCCGTAGCCGCAGGTGGCCAGAGCGCCGGCGTTGCAGTGCGTCAGGACGGTGCCCTCCTCTGGAAGCAGCGTAGCGCCGTGGGCACCCATCTGCTTGCAGGCTTCGATGTCGGCGTCATACATAGCCTGTGCTTCGGTGATGAGGGCAGCCTTGATCTCGGGAATGGTGACGCCGGGCGTCGTAAGCAGTTCCTTGTACTTCTCGTTCATGCGATCGATAGCCCAGAAGAGATTGACCGCAGTGGGACGAGTAGCGGCGAGCACCTTGCTCATCTCTTCGACTTCAGCGGTGAGCTGGCTGAGCGTAGTGGCGGAGCTGCGGTCGACACCGAGGGCAATGCCCATGGCGGCGGAGACGCCGATGGCCGGAGCGCCGCGCACGATCATGTCACGGATGATGGTGGCAACGTCCTGGTAGCTGGTCGCGGTGACGTAGATCTCATCGAGCGGCAGCTTCGTCTGATCGATAAAGCGGACGCCTTCGGGTGTCCATTCAAGGGTAGGAATCATGTCTATTACAGTTTACCGCTCAGGAAGCCTCGCCGGGGCGGGACGGAGATGCGGGGAATGTGCTGAGGAAGGCTTCTATTGCGGAGCGATGGACGACCCATTCAGAGATGGCGTCTCCAGTGTCTTCGGAGATGGTTCGACGATTGTGGAGGAGAGCGAACGGAGCATCCAGAGAAAACGGCTCCGGAAACCGATCATGCCAAGGCATCTGGTTTTGAAAATAGACGATATCTCCGTCGGGATACATCGGCCACCATTCCATATTCGAAGACTGCTCGGGGCTAACGTAGTACACGATAAGAGCCGCCTTCTGACCGGAAAGAACCGTCTCCAGGGCGAGCTTCCAGAGTGCTTCGTAGTCAGCTCTGCTCAGTTCAAACAGATTGGCGTAGAGCTCCTCATGGAAGGTTCCAATAACGAGATCGCCGTGCGCCAAACGCAGTTCCTCGTCAATGACATCTGGCTCATCGCGGAAGCTGATTGAGAAGGGCATTAGAGGCTTACTGGGTTTGATATCTAAAAGGCCGGGCCCATGTCCCCGAGGGACATGGAGCACCCAGAGTATGGGCAGTTCTTAGGGTATCGGCGAACCTTGCCTATTGCTTTTGAATTGGGAGCGCGATATGCGCAGCCCTTACATCATTTGCGGTGAAGGCGCTGATAAACGGCGCGCCCTCTGCCGCAGCCTCGATATTGGCTCGGCCGCCCTGCTCGCGGTCGACAAGGCAGAGAATGCCGATGATATCCATCCCTGCTGCCTTTACGGCTTCGATGGCCGTGATGGTACTGCCGCCAGTAGTGCAGACGTCATCCACGACCACAACCTTCGCTCCAGACTTCAGGAAGCCTTCGACCTGGCGTCCAGCGCCGTGTCCCTTGGGCTGTTTGCGGACGAGGAAACCGTTGAGCAGCGGGGTTCCCGGGTGATCCTTGGCGTACCAGGCCGAGGCGCTGGCGGTGTTGGAGACGACAGGGTCCGCACCCATGGTCAGGCCGCCGACAGCTTCAGCCTGGGGGAAGTGCTGCCGGATCAGATCGTAGAGCACCAGGCCGGTCAAACGGCCGCCCTCGGCATGCAGTGTGGTGATGCGGCAGTCGATGTAGTAGTCGGACTTGGCGCCGGAGGAGAGCGTGAAATCGCCCAGGCGGAAGGAGAGGGTGGCGATGAGGTTCAGAAGGGCTTCGCGGTCGTTCATCTCAATGGAGATTGTAGAACCTAGCGCTGTAGCTTCTCCAGATGCTGGTAACCGCCGGTAGCAATGAATGTCACCATGAAGAGCGTGGCGTTGTACGAAGCGTGTAGAAGCGTAGAGGCAGCCAGAGAGTTCAACCGCACGCGGACACTGGTGAGAACGCAACTAACGCAGAAGAGAAGAAACACCGCACCCCAGGTGTTAGCCAACTGAGAGGCATGCAGAGCAGCAAATCCGATGCTGGTAAAGATGCCCGAAAAGACCACCGCCTGCAGACTGACCGTGCTGCTCGATTCCCAGTGAGCGCGGGCGGCGTCCGAGTGTTCAAGCCGCAGCCAGTCGAAGGCGATGGCTACGCCAGGCAGGAAATAGCCGCGAAACATCATCTCTTCAAAGAACGGTGCGACAGTGGAGCCGAAGATCGTAATCAGCCATAGATCGGCACGATCTTTGAAGAAGGCATTCATCGGCGCAGTGTCCGGTACAGAGACGAAGCGCTCAGCAATTCCGGCTGCGATGGATAGGCCTACTCCGCCCGTGAGCAAGAGAAGCCAGTAACGGCGTACTGCCGCGAAGTTCCACTGCAGCACATCGAAGTAGGGCCGCTTCCAGAAGTGGGGGTAAAGAAAGAAACTCCACACTAAGGTGCCTAGATAGCCGACCCCCATGGCATAGACGGACATGCGAGGCAGACTCGCGATTTTCTCAAGGCTATCCTTCTGTAGCTTGCCGTCGTGGCTTCCAAGGACAGCTGACAGGACGAGGGTCGCGACTATCAGTAGGAGGAAGGCGGAAGCTGCAAAAGCAACGCCATAGCCGAGATGCGGCTGGCGGACCACCGGAAGCCGCTCTTGGAGAGCTTCTTCCAGGCGCCGGAAGTTCTCTTCCGCCCGGTCCTTGTCGATATCGTTCACTTCCTGGCCTTCTTTCCGGGTTTTGCCGCCGGTGCGAAGTAGCGCATGAGGAATCCCGCGGTATGTGATGCCTTCACCTTCGCGACGTCAGACGGTGTACCGGCAGCTACCACGGTGCCGCCGCCCGTACCGCCTTCAGGTCCCATATCGATGATCCAGTCCGCGTTGCGGATGACATCGAGATTGTGCTCGATGATCAGGACTGTATTGCCAAGGTCAGCAAGCCGGTGCAGCACCTCCAGCAGCTTGCGCACATCGTCGAAGTGTAGTCCTGTCGTCGGCTCATCGAGCATATACATCGTACGTCCGGTTTGCCGTTTTGACAGTTCGCGGGCCAGCTTCATACGTTGCGCCTCGCCGCCCGAAAGCGTCGTGGCGGACTGGCCCAGATGAATGTAGCCAAGGCCGACGTCAACCAGCGTCTGCAGCTTGGTTTTGACGTTGGGAATGTCTTCCAGGATGGGCAGCGCATCTTCAATCGCCAGGTCAAGGATGTCGGCGATGGAGTAGCCCTTGAACTTCACCGCCAACGTCTCCTGGTTGTAGCGGCGGCCGTTGCAGACCTCGCACTGTACATAGACGTCGGGCAGGAAGTTCATCTCGATGCGCCGCTGGCCGTCGCCCTGGCACGCCTCGCACCGGCCGCCTTGCACATTGAAGCTGAAACGGCCGGGCTTGTAGCCGCGCTCGCGTGACTCCGGCAGCATAGCGAAGAGATCGCGGATGGCGGTAAAGACGCCAGTGTACGTCGCCGGATTGGACCGTGGAGATCGCCCGATAGGGGACTGGTCGATCTGGATGACCTTATCGAACTCGTCGAAACCCTTGATCGACTTGTATGGCTCAGGCTCTTCGCGGCTGCCATAAAGCTTCTGCGCCAGGGCGCGGTAGAGCGTGTCATTGATCAGGGTCGACTTGCCCGAACCCGAGACGCCGGTCACCACCGTCATAATGCCGACCGGGACCTTCACGGTGACATCTTTCAGGTTGTGGCCCCGGGCGCCCTCCACTGCGACCCACTTGCCGGTCAGGGGGCGTGGCTCCGTGCGGGCGGAGATGGCGATCTGGTTCGACAGATAGAGACCGGTCAGCGAATGCGGGTCTTCCATCATTTGCTGCGGCGTGCCCTGCAGTAAGAGGTGTCCGCCGTTCTTGCCAGCTCCCGGACCGATGTCGATGACGTAGTCCGCCTTGCGGATGGTGTCTTCGTCGTGCTCGACGACCAGGACGGTATTGCCGATATCCCGCAGGCTTTCAAGTGCGGAGATCAGGCGCTGATTGTCGCGCTGGTGCAGGCCGATGGACGGCTCGTCCAGCACGTAAAGCACACCCCGCAGGCGCGAGCCGATCTGGGTCGCCAGGCGAATGCGCTGGCCCTCGCCGCCAGACAGAGTTGCAGCAGAACGATCCAGTGACAGATAACTGAGGCCGACGGCATTCAGGAACTCCAGCCGCTCAATGACCTCGCGCTGCAGGCGGTCGGCGATGATGCGTTCGCGGCCGGTGAAGTTGAAGTTACGCGCTGTATCGAGTGCCCCATCGAGTGAGAGTGAAGTGAACTCGGCGATGGATCGGCCATCGACTCGCACAGCGAGCGACTCCGGCCGCAGGCGGGCGCCCTTGCAGACGGGGCACATGCTCGCCGACATGTACTGCATCATGTACTCGCGATAGCCCTCGGACTTGGTCTCTTCCAGCGAGTCACGCAGGTAGGCCAGAATGCCGTGGAAGCCGGTGCGCCCGGTCTCGCCCTTCGGCGGGCCGTAGAGAAGCAGCTTCTGATGGGCGTCTGGCAGCGATTCGAAGGGCTTCTTCAGATCGATCTTGTATTTCTCGGCAGCCAACTTGATCAGCTTCAGCAGGTACTGCGAGGCCGATCCCGGCCCCATGGCGCCATCGAGCAGCGGTTTGGACCAGTCAGTGATGGTTTTAGCCGGGTCGAAATCGTAGATGGATCCCAAACCATGGCATTCGGGGCAGGCGCCGTAGGTGGAGTTGAAGCTGAAGCTGCGAGGTTCGAGCTTCGGGACGTTGATGCCGCACTCCGGGCAGGCCATGGAAGAGGAGTATAGGGTCTCGTCCATACCCGCTATCCCGATCAAAACAAGTCCGTTAGCCATCTGCAGGGCTTTTGCCACGGAGGCTTCCAGGCGCCGGGTGTCGGGTTTGCCGTCCGGTCCCAGCTTCAGGATGACGCGGTCGACGATGGCTTCCACCGTGTGGTTTTTGCGCTTTTCCAGGCGCATGCCCTCGGTAATTTCAGTGATCTCGCCGTCGATGCGGGCGCGGAAGCCTTGCTGGTCCAACGCCTCCAGCTCTTCGCGAAATTCTCCTTTACGGCCGCGGACGATGGGGGCAAAGACGGTAATGCGCTCTCCCGGCGAAAGAGCGACGATGCGCTCGACGATCTGGTCGGCGGACTGCCGGCTGATTGGGCGGCCGCACTGGGGGCAGTGGGGCTGGCCGACCGAGGCGTAAAGCAGGCGCAGGTAGTCGTAGATCTCGGTGATGGTGCCGACGGTGGAGCGGGGCGAGCGGGAGGTGGTCTTCTGCTCGATGGAGATGGCGGGGGACAGCCCCTCGATGGCGTCTACGTC
This genomic window from Terriglobus albidus contains:
- a CDS encoding CPBP family intramembrane glutamic endopeptidase, with product MNDIDKDRAEENFRRLEEALQERLPVVRQPHLGYGVAFAASAFLLLIVATLVLSAVLGSHDGKLQKDSLEKIASLPRMSVYAMGVGYLGTLVWSFFLYPHFWKRPYFDVLQWNFAAVRRYWLLLLTGGVGLSIAAGIAERFVSVPDTAPMNAFFKDRADLWLITIFGSTVAPFFEEMMFRGYFLPGVAIAFDWLRLEHSDAARAHWESSSTVSLQAVVFSGIFTSIGFAALHASQLANTWGAVFLLFCVSCVLTSVRVRLNSLAASTLLHASYNATLFMVTFIATGGYQHLEKLQR
- a CDS encoding permease, with amino-acid sequence MRSLPYRPFSYTQGEATLFALFQPRLKSLLRGSLLSLLSFAAGFLLSGFPNSHPSPWIVLPLLTACWGTCETLRCMKRRWDWYHGGVLLLVYTDLMVLMMLLLFLLYPYAHWLTRAA
- a CDS encoding permease produces the protein MAVPALLDLRQKSLLRGGLLVFGSFGAGIWLSDFPNNRATLWLILPTLLSFLGTIECIRCMRRKWSWYHGGVLLLIYADLMVITLLLFFLLYPYAHWLTNAR
- the mtnA gene encoding S-methyl-5-thioribose-1-phosphate isomerase, whose amino-acid sequence is MIPTLEWTPEGVRFIDQTKLPLDEIYVTATSYQDVATIIRDMIVRGAPAIGVSAAMGIALGVDRSSATTLSQLTAEVEEMSKVLAATRPTAVNLFWAIDRMNEKYKELLTTPGVTIPEIKAALITEAQAMYDADIEACKQMGAHGATLLPEEGTVLTHCNAGALATCGYGTALGVIRAAVERGHKIDVLADETRPYLQGARLTAWELMQDNIPTTVLCDNMAGTLMRQGRIQAVIVGADRIAANGDVANKVGTYSVAVLAKEHGIPFYVAAPWSTIDLATAHGDQIPIEQRSPVEVTHSNGKQMTPHGVGIENPAFDVTPAKYVTAIITERGVLQAPYKVSMKEMLDAESAVPAV
- the mscL gene encoding large conductance mechanosensitive channel protein MscL yields the protein MLKGFRDFILRGNVVDLAVAVIIGAAFGAITTSLVGDVVTPLIAATVGKPNFGYLELHVGSGVVKYGNFFNAVITFLLNAAVVYFFMVLPMQYILKRFIPPAPADTRACPECKSDIPKDATRCKFCTQPVPAA
- the pyrE gene encoding orotate phosphoribosyltransferase produces the protein MNDREALLNLIATLSFRLGDFTLSSGAKSDYYIDCRITTLHAEGGRLTGLVLYDLIRQHFPQAEAVGGLTMGADPVVSNTASASAWYAKDHPGTPLLNGFLVRKQPKGHGAGRQVEGFLKSGAKVVVVDDVCTTGGSTITAIEAVKAAGMDIIGILCLVDREQGGRANIEAAAEGAPFISAFTANDVRAAHIALPIQKQ
- the uvrA gene encoding excinuclease ABC subunit UvrA produces the protein MSITHITVRGARQHNLKNISVSIPRNTLTVVTGLSGSGKSSLAFDTIYAEGQRRYVETLSAYARQFLDQMERPDVDAIEGLSPAISIEQKTTSRSPRSTVGTITEIYDYLRLLYASVGQPHCPQCGRPISRQSADQIVERIVALSPGERITVFAPIVRGRKGEFREELEALDQQGFRARIDGEITEITEGMRLEKRKNHTVEAIVDRVILKLGPDGKPDTRRLEASVAKALQMANGLVLIGIAGMDETLYSSSMACPECGINVPKLEPRSFSFNSTYGACPECHGLGSIYDFDPAKTITDWSKPLLDGAMGPGSASQYLLKLIKLAAEKYKIDLKKPFESLPDAHQKLLLYGPPKGETGRTGFHGILAYLRDSLEETKSEGYREYMMQYMSASMCPVCKGARLRPESLAVRVDGRSIAEFTSLSLDGALDTARNFNFTGRERIIADRLQREVIERLEFLNAVGLSYLSLDRSAATLSGGEGQRIRLATQIGSRLRGVLYVLDEPSIGLHQRDNQRLISALESLRDIGNTVLVVEHDEDTIRKADYVIDIGPGAGKNGGHLLLQGTPQQMMEDPHSLTGLYLSNQIAISARTEPRPLTGKWVAVEGARGHNLKDVTVKVPVGIMTVVTGVSGSGKSTLINDTLYRALAQKLYGSREEPEPYKSIKGFDEFDKVIQIDQSPIGRSPRSNPATYTGVFTAIRDLFAMLPESRERGYKPGRFSFNVQGGRCEACQGDGQRRIEMNFLPDVYVQCEVCNGRRYNQETLAVKFKGYSIADILDLAIEDALPILEDIPNVKTKLQTLVDVGLGYIHLGQSATTLSGGEAQRMKLARELSKRQTGRTMYMLDEPTTGLHFDDVRKLLEVLHRLADLGNTVLIIEHNLDVIRNADWIIDMGPEGGTGGGTVVAAGTPSDVAKVKASHTAGFLMRYFAPAAKPGKKARK